The following proteins are encoded in a genomic region of Thiomonas sp. X19:
- a CDS encoding IS4 family transposase: MNIGKTLFAQVMEFVPWKTFGRIIERHQGDAGVRTLGCADVFRVLAFAQLTWRESLRDIEACLAANQTKLFHMGIKAVPARSTLSDALTQRDWRIYHALAQRLIARARALYAQEPSDLGLDATVYALDSTTIDLCLSLFDWAPFRSTKAAIKLHTLLDLRGAIPAFIHISDGKLHDVNVLDVLPVEAGAFYVMDRGYVDFARLYALHQAGAFFITRAKKGMDARRVYSAATDRSTGVICDQSIRFNGFYASRDYPEHLRRIRFKDPESGRTLIFLTNNTSLPALTIAALYKSRWQVELFFKWIKQHLRIKRFLGTSENAVKTQIWCAIATYVLIAIIKQELHLDASLYTCLQILSVSVFEKTQLSCALQPDRTQPELVSIANQLNLFEI, encoded by the coding sequence ATGAACATCGGCAAGACGCTGTTTGCGCAGGTGATGGAGTTTGTGCCATGGAAGACGTTTGGTCGCATCATCGAGCGGCACCAGGGCGATGCCGGTGTGCGTACGCTGGGGTGCGCCGATGTGTTTCGCGTCCTGGCGTTCGCGCAACTCACCTGGCGCGAATCGCTGCGCGACATCGAGGCGTGTCTGGCGGCCAACCAGACCAAGCTGTTCCACATGGGGATCAAAGCTGTGCCTGCGCGCTCCACGCTGTCCGATGCGTTGACTCAGCGCGATTGGCGCATCTATCACGCGCTGGCGCAGCGGTTGATCGCCCGGGCACGGGCGCTGTATGCGCAGGAGCCTTCGGACCTGGGGCTCGACGCCACGGTCTACGCGCTGGACTCCACCACCATCGATCTGTGCCTGAGCTTGTTCGACTGGGCACCATTTCGCTCCACCAAGGCCGCCATCAAGCTGCACACGCTCTTGGACTTGCGTGGGGCGATTCCCGCCTTCATTCACATCAGCGACGGCAAACTGCACGATGTCAACGTGCTCGACGTCCTGCCCGTGGAGGCTGGAGCGTTCTACGTGATGGACCGGGGCTACGTGGATTTCGCGCGGCTGTATGCACTGCATCAGGCCGGCGCCTTCTTCATCACGCGAGCCAAGAAGGGCATGGACGCGCGGCGGGTGTACTCGGCTGCCACCGACCGCAGCACGGGGGTGATCTGCGATCAGAGCATCCGCTTCAACGGCTTTTACGCCAGCCGGGACTATCCCGAGCATCTGCGCCGCATTCGTTTCAAAGACCCCGAATCGGGCAGGACGCTGATCTTCCTGACGAACAACACGAGCCTGCCAGCCTTGACGATCGCCGCACTCTACAAGAGCCGCTGGCAGGTCGAACTCTTCTTCAAATGGATCAAGCAGCATCTGCGGATCAAGCGTTTTCTGGGCACCAGCGAGAACGCGGTGAAAACGCAAATCTGGTGTGCCATCGCCACCTACGTGCTGATTGCCATCATCAAACAGGAGCTTCACCTCGATGCCTCGCTCTACACATGTCTACAGATTCTGTCGGTCTCGGTTTTCGAGAAAACCCAGCTTTCATGCGCCTTGCAGCCCGATCGCACCCAACCCGAACTGGTCTCGATCGCTAACCAATTGAATCTGTTCGAGATTTAA
- a CDS encoding bacterioferritin — protein MSTKTKSTKPKLKVKAKPETAASNTRLKLNTAAIDAARNSLSRGAMTPHYGPWSQDIIQLLNDSLATELVCVLRYKRHHFTAQGLASPKIAEEFLVHAQEEQGHADRLAERIVQLGGQPDFSPDSLAARSHAAYNDALDLKAMIRANLVAERVAIETYSQIITLIGDKDSTTRRLVEDILSNEQEHAEELKDWLAD, from the coding sequence ATGAGTACCAAGACCAAAAGCACCAAGCCGAAGCTCAAAGTCAAAGCCAAGCCCGAAACCGCGGCCAGCAACACCCGCCTGAAGCTGAACACCGCGGCCATCGATGCCGCGAGGAACAGCCTGAGCCGGGGCGCCATGACGCCGCACTACGGCCCGTGGAGCCAAGACATCATCCAGTTGCTCAACGACTCGCTCGCCACCGAGCTGGTTTGCGTGCTGCGCTACAAGCGCCACCACTTCACCGCGCAGGGGCTGGCTTCGCCCAAGATTGCCGAAGAGTTCCTGGTCCATGCCCAGGAAGAACAGGGCCATGCCGACCGCCTGGCCGAGCGCATCGTGCAACTGGGAGGCCAGCCCGACTTCTCGCCGGATTCGCTCGCCGCGCGCAGCCATGCGGCCTACAACGACGCGCTCGACCTGAAGGCCATGATCCGCGCGAACCTCGTGGCCGAACGCGTGGCCATCGAAACCTACAGCCAGATCATCACGCTCATCGGCGACAAGGACTCGACCACCAGGCGCCTGGTGGAAGACATCCTGAGCAACGAGCAAGAGCACGCCGAGGAACTCAAGGACTGGCTGGCAGACTGA
- a CDS encoding GGDEF domain-containing protein, translating to MMNAHEDRFNDGHANPLIEANQQLVLAMLRAQGDLTLAVKALDLVSRTAERDTLTELPNRTLFLGRFMQAITHAHRNGGHIALLFLDLDHFKMINDTHGHLVGDRVLKRTANCLVSAVREADTVSRHGGDEFLILLTDITHASDAAAAARKIIAALAQAAFLGDGLPNLTASIGISVYPEDGEDADTLIHRADMAMYRIKKQMRGHFVFHADPVLGVTKMDAPMPPPPQVHHSHAPWEDADHGLRHEQLRLANQQLVSAASSAEQLRIATDRAQRRQTEFLTTLTQRLGESLALIREAAAMLHPSQPEPELPDLAQVRAMLERRLDHASQLLENFQDMQRLYPRKP from the coding sequence ATGATGAATGCTCACGAAGACAGGTTCAACGACGGGCATGCCAACCCACTGATCGAGGCCAACCAGCAATTGGTCCTGGCGATGCTGCGCGCCCAGGGCGACCTGACGCTGGCCGTCAAGGCGCTGGACCTGGTGTCGCGCACCGCTGAGCGCGACACCCTCACCGAACTGCCCAACCGCACGCTGTTTCTCGGCCGGTTCATGCAGGCCATCACCCACGCCCATCGGAACGGCGGCCATATCGCGCTGTTGTTCCTGGATCTGGACCATTTCAAAATGATCAATGACACCCATGGCCATCTCGTGGGTGACAGGGTGCTGAAGCGAACCGCGAACTGCCTGGTCTCGGCGGTTCGCGAGGCCGACACGGTGAGTCGTCACGGTGGCGATGAATTCCTCATCCTGCTGACCGACATCACCCATGCGTCCGACGCTGCCGCGGCGGCCAGAAAAATCATTGCCGCACTGGCCCAGGCGGCCTTTCTCGGCGATGGCCTGCCGAATCTGACCGCCAGCATCGGCATCAGCGTCTATCCCGAAGACGGTGAAGACGCCGACACGCTCATCCACCGTGCCGACATGGCGATGTATCGCATCAAAAAGCAGATGCGAGGACATTTCGTCTTTCATGCCGACCCGGTTCTTGGAGTCACCAAGATGGATGCGCCAATGCCGCCCCCACCGCAGGTGCATCACAGCCACGCGCCTTGGGAGGACGCGGATCACGGCTTGCGCCACGAGCAGTTGCGCCTGGCCAACCAGCAGCTCGTGTCCGCCGCGTCCAGCGCCGAGCAGTTGCGCATCGCCACGGATCGGGCGCAGCGGCGCCAAACGGAATTCCTCACCACCCTGACGCAACGGCTTGGCGAGTCGCTGGCGCTCATCCGGGAGGCGGCCGCGATGTTGCATCCGTCCCAGCCCGAGCCCGAGCTGCCGGATCTCGCGCAGGTTCGCGCCATGCTCGAGCGGCGCCTTGACCATGCCAGCCAGTTGCTCGAGAATTTTCAGGATATGCAACGGCTCTATCCGAGAAAGCCCTGA
- a CDS encoding DUF3096 domain-containing protein: MNLHLSIGPVVSLIAGILILAIPRLLNYIVAIYLIVIGLIGIFGASGLSLH, translated from the coding sequence ATGAACCTTCACCTCAGCATTGGCCCGGTCGTCTCCCTGATTGCCGGTATCCTGATTCTCGCCATCCCACGGTTGTTGAACTACATCGTGGCCATCTACCTGATCGTCATCGGGCTCATCGGCATCTTCGGCGCCAGCGGCTTGTCGCTGCATTGA